The following coding sequences are from one Gossypium hirsutum isolate 1008001.06 chromosome A12, Gossypium_hirsutum_v2.1, whole genome shotgun sequence window:
- the LOC107947115 gene encoding DNA primase small subunit has translation MTKEEADNGRDDMVIDVPGQANAVPDGFNANYLRIYYGKLFPHADMFKWMSYGNDGKHPGCDKSYFGRREFSFTLENDIYIRFQSFNSVTELENSIKEKCPFKIDIGPVYSVDPAKRHAYAQSGDNVFTPVERELVFDIDISDYDDVRYCCTGADVCLECWPLMTIAIKVIDTSLRDDFGFNHILWVYSGRRGVHCWVCDGKARRLTNEQRAAIADYFHVYKGNENSQKKISLPGLVLHPFLARSYTEVLKGFFEAKLLPNQNLLASEERYEKILEMIPDASVASELRRRWQENKRASMSKDDINIVRWEQLKSILQSGKQKMQGLRRCVEEIVFSYTYPRLDMEVSRHMNHLLKAPFCVHPKTGRVCVPIDPNNCDEFDPTTVPTLSQLLEELNRGGLRQDAENEWDRTSLGESVAFFRTSFLQPLLKSCKEEIENSYNAKLQQSKNDLSW, from the exons ATGACGAAAGAGGAAGCTGACAACGGAAGAGATGACATGGTGATTGATGTACCTGGGCAAGCAAATGCTGTGCCTGATGGATTTAACGCTAACTATCTCAGAATCTACTATG GAAAGCTATTTCCTCATGCTGACATGTTCAAGTGGATGTCTTACGGAAATG ATGGCAAGCATCCCGGTTGTGACAAATCCTACTTTGGAAGAAGGGAGTTTTCTTTCACGCTAGAAAATGACATTTATATCCGATTCCAGTCTTTCAACAGTGTTACGGAACTGGAAAATTCCATCAAAGAAAAGTGTCCATTCAAGATAGATATCGGGCCTGTCTATAGCGTTGAT CCTGCCAAGAGGCATGCTTATGCGCAAAGTGGCGACAATGTTTTCACTCCAGTTGAGAGAGAATTGGTTTTTGATATT GATATAAGTGATTATGATGATGTTAGATATTGCTGCACGGGAGCAGATGTTTGTTTGGAATGCTGGCCTCTAATGACAATTGCGATTAAAGTGATTGATACTTCTCTCAGAG ATGACTTTGGCTTTAATCATATTCTATGGGTATATAGTGGTCGTCGTGGTGTGCATTGCTGGGTTTGTGATGGAAAAGCCAGAAG GCTGACTAATGAACAAAGGGCGGCTATTGCTGATTATTTCCATGTATACAAG GGCAATGAAAATAGTCAGAAAAAGATATCTTTACCTGGTCTTGTTCTTCATCCTTTCTTGGC GAGATCCTATACCGAAGTCCTGAAGGGTTTTTTTGAGGCCAAACTGCTTCCAAACCAAAATTTACTTGCATCTGAGGAGAGATATGAGAAGATCCTAGAAATGATTCCTGATGCAT CTGTTGCTTCTGAGCTTAGGAGGAGGTGGCAGGAGAATAAGCGAGCTTCCATGTCAAAAGATGACATTAATATTGTTAGGTGGGAGCAACTAAAATCTATCCTGCAATCGGGTAAACAAAAG ATGCAAGGACTACGGAGATGTGTTGAAGAGATTGTCTTTTCATATACGTACCCTAGGCTTGATATGGAG gTGTCGAGGCACATGAACCATTTACTAAAGGCACCATTCTGTGTACATCCAAAAACAG GTCGTGTTTGTGTTCCAATTGACCCAAACAATTGTGATGAGTTTGATCCAACCACAGTGCCGACCCTATCCCAG CTTCTGGAAGAACTGAACAGGGGAGGACTAAGACAAGATGCTGAGAATG AATGGGATAGAACCTCTCTTGGAGAGTCCGTCGCGTTTTTCAGAACATCATTTTTACAGCCTCTGCTAAAATCTTGCAAGGAGGAGATAGAAAATTCTTACAATGCAAAGCTACAGCAGTCCAAGAATGACCTCAGTTGGTAA
- the LOC107947117 gene encoding abscisic acid receptor PYL8: MVTDDHVTMNGNGFSKMEEEFIKRYHKLEVKENQCSSSLVKHIKAPVHLVWSLVRRFDQPQKYKPFVSRCVVQGDLQVGSVREVNVKSGLPATTSTERLEYLDDDEHILSMTIVGGDHRLKNYSSIVTVHPEVIDGRPGTLVIESFVVDIPDGNTKDETCYFVEALIKCNLKSLADVSERLAVQDRTEPIKIM, encoded by the exons ATGGTGACCGATGATCATGTCACCATGAACGGGAACGGGTTTAGTAAGATGGAAGAAGAGTTCATCAAGAGGTACCACAAACTCGAGGTTAAAGAAAATCAGTGCAGCTCTTCGCTCGTTAAACACATCAAAGCTCCTGTTCACCTG GTTTGGTCATTAGTAAGGAGGTTTGACCAACCCCAGAAGTACAAACCATTTGTTAGCAGGTGTGTTGTGCAGGGGGACCTTCAGGTTGGAAGTGTTAGAGAAGTAAATGTTAAGTCAGGTTTGCCGGCGACAACTAGCACTGAAAGGTTAGAGTATCTAGATGATGATGAGCACATCTTGAGCATGACAATTGTCGGAGGAGATCACAGGTTGAAG AACTACTCATCCATTGTTACAGTCCACCCTGAGGTCATTGATGGCAGACCAGGAACGTTGGTGATCGAGTCTTTTGTGGTGGATATACCGGATGGGAACACCAAGGACGAAACATGCTACTTCGTTGAGGCACTGATCAAGTGCAACCTCAAGTCATTGGCTGATGTTTCAGAGCGTTTGGCTGTTCAGGATCGCACTGAGCCAATCAAAATAATGTGA